The proteins below come from a single Psychrobacter sp. PL19 genomic window:
- a CDS encoding DUF2057 family protein, which produces MKYTASSLKKLSISALLLGAGSVSMLSHAAVTLLVDDNIKVTAINGQELKQSIFQSATKEFTLQPGQHVITAKYDRLYNLPRDEHDYLRSGNISVAADLTDNQTYRLTMPNQPERYEAAKEYAKLPTLAVQQNNTIIAQQQSIGGNDGGLFSGLGKALGGVFGGNGNAELQNQRAIAALGQPATTTTQGGVNQAAINTGAVATVKQTTSVSTSTNTLDQFMQLWLNATPAEREKMRQWAQK; this is translated from the coding sequence ATGAAATATACTGCTTCTTCGCTAAAAAAACTGTCCATCAGTGCATTGTTACTTGGTGCTGGCTCAGTATCTATGCTGTCCCACGCCGCAGTTACCTTGTTGGTTGATGATAATATCAAAGTCACCGCCATCAATGGACAAGAACTCAAGCAAAGTATTTTTCAGTCAGCGACTAAAGAATTCACTTTGCAGCCTGGCCAGCACGTGATCACCGCTAAATATGATCGTTTATATAATTTGCCCCGTGATGAGCATGATTATTTGCGTTCAGGGAATATCAGTGTCGCGGCAGATTTGACCGATAACCAAACTTACCGTTTGACCATGCCCAATCAGCCAGAAAGATATGAGGCTGCTAAGGAGTATGCCAAACTACCAACACTAGCGGTACAACAGAATAATACCATTATTGCACAGCAACAAAGTATTGGTGGCAATGACGGCGGACTATTCTCTGGACTGGGTAAAGCCTTGGGCGGGGTGTTCGGTGGCAACGGTAATGCTGAACTACAAAATCAGCGTGCCATTGCTGCATTAGGTCAGCCTGCCACCACGACCACTCAAGGCGGCGTCAATCAAGCTGCCATTAATACGGGGGCAGTGGCTACTGTCAAGCAAACGACCAGTGTTAGTACATCTACCAACACCCTAGACCAATTCATGCAGTTATGGCTCAATGCTACCCCAGCTGAGCGTGAAAAGATGCGCCAATGGGCTCAAAAATAA
- the hda gene encoding DnaA regulatory inactivator Hda, translating into MAEAQLSLNLDIKHDASLSDFAGPGWMSIIDAVRQLHVGLIGQLYLFGSPATGKSHLLSAICESFIEMDKSAICLSLDELVHTDVNVLSSLENFDVIAIDDLEVLEHSSEWQEALFHLINRSREGQRQLLFAANKPASELPFHLTDLLTRLAQAPTFKVPNGRDLADRQALLQSILRRRGWQFDERIIHHLLHEGPHRIGAMMEVLNYIQPMFSNLGRSNISKAVISDALRTIDEQTLAAELADIAQETQVDNDTASQEQHTIPLDF; encoded by the coding sequence ATGGCAGAAGCGCAGCTAAGTCTCAATCTAGACATCAAACATGATGCGAGTCTCAGCGACTTTGCAGGTCCAGGTTGGATGTCGATTATTGATGCAGTGCGGCAATTACATGTCGGCCTGATCGGTCAGCTGTACCTTTTTGGTAGCCCAGCGACTGGTAAGTCTCATTTGTTATCCGCTATTTGTGAATCATTTATCGAAATGGACAAGTCAGCGATTTGTTTATCGCTTGATGAGTTGGTACATACGGATGTCAATGTACTGTCTTCGCTTGAGAACTTTGATGTCATTGCTATTGACGATTTAGAGGTACTTGAGCATAGCAGCGAATGGCAGGAAGCTTTATTTCACCTGATCAACCGTAGTCGTGAAGGGCAACGTCAGTTATTATTCGCGGCCAACAAGCCGGCCAGTGAACTGCCTTTTCACTTGACAGATTTACTCACTAGGTTGGCGCAAGCACCTACTTTTAAAGTACCCAACGGTCGTGATTTGGCCGATCGCCAAGCATTATTGCAATCTATTTTGCGTCGCCGAGGTTGGCAGTTTGATGAGCGTATTATTCATCACTTGCTGCATGAAGGCCCGCATCGTATCGGTGCGATGATGGAAGTTTTGAACTATATTCAGCCGATGTTCTCTAACCTTGGGCGTAGTAATATTTCCAAAGCAGTTATCAGTGATGCGCTACGTACGATTGACGAGCAGACTTTAGCTGCCGAACTTGCTGATATTGCACAAGAGACCCAGGTAGATAATGACACAGCCAGTCAAGAACAACATACGATACCATTAGATTTTTAG
- a CDS encoding Dps family protein codes for MSNSTNNTTNNDSTNQIGLEKAEVSQVIAKLNGLLSSYHVFYINVRGYHWNVKGEHFFSLHPKFEELYTALQMQIDEIAERILTLGGTPFHAYSDFAQHAGIQEDKNVKDGNTCVKGVVTGLQELIEEQRQVSALAAEAEDQGSADLVDAYVQEQEKLVWMYNAFLG; via the coding sequence ATGAGTAACTCTACTAACAATACCACTAATAATGATAGCACCAATCAAATCGGTTTAGAAAAAGCTGAAGTAAGTCAAGTTATTGCCAAATTGAATGGCTTATTGTCTAGCTACCATGTGTTTTATATCAACGTGCGTGGGTATCATTGGAACGTCAAAGGCGAACACTTCTTCTCGCTACATCCTAAATTTGAAGAGCTGTATACCGCATTGCAAATGCAAATTGATGAGATTGCTGAGCGTATCTTGACTCTAGGTGGCACGCCATTCCATGCTTACAGCGATTTTGCCCAACATGCTGGCATTCAAGAAGATAAGAATGTGAAAGATGGCAATACTTGCGTCAAAGGCGTGGTAACTGGTCTACAAGAGCTTATTGAAGAGCAACGTCAAGTATCTGCCCTAGCAGCAGAAGCTGAAGACCAAGGATCAGCGGATCTGGTTGATGCTTATGTACAAGAGCAAGAGAAACTGGTTTGGATGTATAACGCCTTTTTAGGCTAA
- a CDS encoding YcxB family protein yields MALYPYTLQPVALNLTEAEFYQAQYELFASASPSFGLKSLKTKEWIIMAVVVILALAGLVFVTGYSTIIFWLMLVAVAIYLLVRTLGFKWYVKREFEKQVAEQEMPDEMRQMKLGIQKHGLVMVMPTIQPDLAKNSQARGMQMRAGSTQQAIVPWTAIKSWDETDDFIFMMFEMKGQQGSQIVPKRLQAQKFPIATVRQHLEEVVPVRGLQTEQLQPPA; encoded by the coding sequence ATGGCCCTGTACCCCTACACCCTACAACCTGTCGCCTTAAACCTGACCGAGGCTGAATTTTATCAAGCGCAATATGAGCTATTTGCTAGTGCCAGCCCTTCTTTTGGTCTAAAGAGTCTCAAGACTAAAGAATGGATCATTATGGCAGTGGTTGTGATACTAGCGCTTGCAGGACTAGTCTTTGTGACCGGTTACTCAACGATTATTTTTTGGCTAATGCTAGTCGCTGTGGCGATTTATCTACTGGTTCGCACTCTAGGCTTTAAATGGTATGTCAAAAGAGAGTTTGAAAAGCAAGTTGCTGAACAAGAAATGCCCGATGAAATGCGCCAAATGAAGCTAGGTATACAGAAGCATGGATTGGTTATGGTGATGCCAACCATTCAACCCGATTTAGCAAAAAACTCACAAGCGCGCGGCATGCAGATGCGTGCTGGTAGCACTCAGCAAGCCATTGTTCCATGGACCGCAATCAAAAGCTGGGATGAAACTGACGACTTTATCTTTATGATGTTCGAAATGAAAGGCCAGCAAGGTAGCCAAATCGTACCCAAACGTCTACAAGCCCAAAAGTTCCCTATTGCGACCGTACGCCAGCATTTAGAAGAGGTAGTACCAGTACGAGGCTTACAAACCGAACAATTACAGCCACCCGCATAA